The following coding sequences are from one Arthrobacter crystallopoietes window:
- the argF gene encoding ornithine carbamoyltransferase — protein sequence MIRHFLKDTDLSPAEQLSVLDLAAQLKESPYLYQPYAADGAGRKTVAVIFDKTSTRTRLSFATGVADLGGVPLIINPGESQMGHKESISDTVKVLERMVSTVVWRTYAHSGLEEMAAISRVPVINSLSDDYHPCQLLADLLTIREHKGEVAGLTMTYLGDAANNMANSYLLAGVTAGMHVRIGGPAGYLPAAAVVAEAEARAAETGGSVLVTSDAAEALAGTDVVATDTWVSMGQEEEKAQRLELFRDYAVDAAAMKLAAPDAIVLHCLPAYRGYEIAADVIDGDQSVVWDEAENRLHAQKALMAWLMDKAGLAPLQKIS from the coding sequence ATGATCCGCCACTTCCTCAAAGACACCGACCTGAGCCCGGCCGAACAGCTCTCGGTGCTGGACCTGGCGGCGCAGCTGAAGGAGTCGCCCTACCTGTACCAGCCGTATGCCGCGGACGGTGCCGGGCGCAAGACCGTGGCGGTGATTTTCGACAAGACCTCCACCCGGACCCGGCTATCCTTCGCCACCGGCGTGGCGGATCTGGGCGGTGTGCCGCTGATCATCAATCCGGGCGAATCCCAGATGGGCCACAAGGAATCCATTTCGGACACCGTCAAGGTCCTGGAGCGCATGGTCTCGACCGTGGTCTGGCGGACCTACGCCCACTCCGGACTTGAGGAAATGGCCGCCATCTCACGGGTGCCGGTAATCAACTCGCTCTCCGACGACTACCACCCGTGCCAGCTGCTGGCGGACCTGCTCACCATCAGGGAGCACAAGGGCGAGGTCGCCGGCTTGACCATGACGTACCTGGGGGATGCGGCCAACAACATGGCCAACTCCTACCTGCTGGCCGGCGTCACGGCGGGCATGCATGTGCGCATCGGCGGACCCGCCGGCTACCTGCCCGCTGCCGCCGTCGTCGCCGAAGCCGAAGCGCGTGCCGCGGAAACCGGCGGCTCCGTGCTGGTCACCTCCGATGCGGCCGAGGCCCTGGCGGGGACCGACGTTGTCGCCACCGACACCTGGGTCAGCATGGGCCAGGAAGAGGAAAAGGCCCAGCGGCTGGAGCTGTTCAGGGACTACGCGGTGGATGCGGCCGCGATGAAGCTGGCCGCGCCGGACGCCATTGTGCTGCACTGCCTGCCGGCCTACCGCGGCTACGAGATCGCGGCCGATGTGATCGACGGCGACCAGTCCGTGGTGTGGGACGAGGCCGAGAACCGGCTGCACGCGCAGAAGGCGCTGATGGCCTGGTTGATGGACAAGGCCGGCCTGGCGCCGCTGCAGAAGATTTCTTGA
- a CDS encoding argininosuccinate synthase has product MTDRIVLAYSGGLDTSVAIGWIAEATGAEVIAVAVDVGQGGESLETIRQRALDCGAVEAYVADARDEFATEYCMPALKANALYMDAYPLVSAVSRPVIVKHLVAAAQKFGATTVSHGCTGKGNDQVRFEVGVQTLGPELKCIAPVRDLALTRDKAIAYAEAKNLPIVTTKKNPFSIDQNVWGRAVETGFLEDIWNAPTKDVYDYTASPEFPPVADEVVITFKEGIPVAIDGHAVTPLQAIEQLNHRAGAQGVGRIDIVEDRLVGIKSREIYEAPGAMALIAAHKELENVTIEREQARFKKTVGQRWTELVYDGQWFSPLKRSLDAFIDDTQQHVSGEIRLELHGGRATVTGRRSETALYDFNLATYDTGDTFDQSMARGFIEIFGLSSKVASGRDQRAAEGN; this is encoded by the coding sequence GTGACTGACCGCATTGTTCTGGCCTACTCCGGTGGCCTCGACACCTCCGTTGCCATCGGCTGGATCGCCGAGGCAACCGGGGCCGAAGTGATCGCCGTCGCGGTGGATGTGGGGCAGGGCGGCGAGTCGCTGGAAACCATCCGGCAGCGGGCCCTGGACTGCGGCGCCGTCGAAGCCTATGTGGCCGACGCCCGGGACGAGTTCGCCACCGAATACTGCATGCCGGCGCTGAAGGCGAACGCGCTGTACATGGACGCCTACCCCCTGGTCTCCGCCGTCTCCCGCCCGGTGATCGTCAAGCACCTCGTGGCCGCCGCCCAGAAGTTCGGTGCCACCACCGTTTCCCACGGCTGCACGGGCAAGGGCAATGACCAGGTCCGCTTCGAAGTCGGCGTCCAGACCCTGGGGCCGGAGCTCAAATGCATCGCCCCGGTCCGCGACCTGGCGCTGACCCGCGACAAGGCCATTGCCTACGCGGAGGCCAAGAACCTGCCGATCGTCACCACCAAGAAGAACCCGTTCTCCATCGACCAGAACGTTTGGGGCCGGGCCGTGGAGACCGGCTTCCTCGAGGACATCTGGAACGCGCCCACCAAGGACGTGTACGACTACACCGCCTCGCCGGAATTCCCGCCGGTGGCCGATGAGGTGGTCATCACGTTCAAGGAAGGCATCCCGGTGGCCATCGACGGGCACGCGGTGACCCCGCTGCAGGCCATCGAACAGCTGAACCACCGCGCCGGCGCCCAGGGCGTGGGCCGGATCGACATCGTCGAGGACCGCCTGGTGGGCATCAAGTCCCGCGAAATCTACGAGGCCCCCGGCGCCATGGCACTGATCGCGGCGCATAAGGAACTCGAAAACGTCACCATCGAGCGTGAGCAGGCCCGCTTCAAGAAGACGGTGGGCCAGCGCTGGACCGAACTGGTCTACGACGGCCAGTGGTTCTCACCGCTGAAGCGTTCGCTGGACGCCTTCATCGACGACACTCAGCAGCACGTCAGCGGCGAGATCCGGCTGGAACTGCACGGTGGCCGCGCCACCGTGACGGGACGCCGCTCGGAGACGGCGCTTTACGACTTCAACCTGGCCACCTACGACACCGGCGATACCTTCGACCAGTCCATGGCCCGGGGCTTCATCGAGATCTTCGGTCTCTCCTCCAAGGTCGCGTCCGGACGCGACCAGCGCGCAGCGGAAGGCAACTAA
- the argH gene encoding argininosuccinate lyase produces the protein MAHGTNEGALWGGRFAGGPADALAALSKSTHFDWRLALYDIDGSRAHARVLHKAGLLDDGELAGMLAALDELDADVRSGAYAAAESDEDVHGSLERGLIERAGTQLGGKLRAGRSRNDQIATLGRMYLRDHARIIAGGVLATVDALIGQAEAHHGVAMPGRTHLQHAQPVLLSHHLLAHAWALLRDVQRLADWDKRAAVSPYGSGALAGSSLGLDPNAVAADLGFDSAAWNSIDGTASRDVFAEFAWVSAMIGVDLSRISEEIIFWATKEFSFVTLDDSYSTGSSIMPQKKNPDVAELARGKAGRLIGNLTGLLATLKGLPLAYNRDLQEDKEPVFDAADTLELLLPAVSGMIATLKFNTERLESLAPQGFALATDIAEWLVRQGVPFREAHELSGAAVKLAESRGVELWDLSDEDYAGISAHLTPQVREVLSVEGSLNSRSSQGGTAPSAVASQLDALKAQLEPVRVYAAGA, from the coding sequence ATGGCACACGGAACCAATGAAGGCGCACTCTGGGGCGGACGCTTTGCCGGCGGCCCCGCGGATGCGCTGGCAGCGCTGAGCAAGTCCACGCACTTCGACTGGCGGCTGGCGCTTTACGACATCGACGGCTCCCGCGCCCACGCCCGGGTGCTGCACAAGGCCGGCCTGCTTGACGACGGCGAACTGGCCGGCATGCTCGCCGCGCTCGATGAACTCGACGCCGATGTCCGCTCCGGTGCCTACGCCGCCGCCGAATCGGACGAGGACGTGCACGGCTCGCTGGAGCGCGGCCTGATCGAGCGGGCCGGCACGCAGCTCGGCGGCAAGCTCCGCGCCGGCCGGTCACGCAACGACCAGATCGCCACGCTGGGCCGGATGTACCTGCGCGACCACGCCCGCATCATCGCCGGCGGCGTCCTCGCCACGGTGGACGCCCTCATCGGGCAGGCCGAGGCGCACCACGGTGTGGCCATGCCGGGGCGGACCCACCTGCAGCACGCGCAGCCCGTGCTGCTGAGCCACCATCTGCTGGCCCATGCCTGGGCGCTGCTGCGCGATGTGCAGCGGCTGGCCGACTGGGACAAGCGCGCCGCCGTTTCGCCCTACGGCTCCGGCGCCCTCGCCGGGTCCTCGCTCGGCCTGGACCCGAACGCCGTCGCCGCGGATCTGGGTTTCGACTCCGCGGCCTGGAACTCGATCGACGGCACCGCCTCCCGCGACGTCTTCGCCGAGTTCGCCTGGGTGTCCGCCATGATCGGCGTGGATTTATCCAGGATCTCGGAGGAAATCATCTTTTGGGCGACCAAGGAATTTTCCTTCGTCACGCTGGATGACTCCTACTCCACCGGATCCTCCATCATGCCGCAGAAGAAGAACCCGGACGTGGCCGAACTGGCCCGCGGCAAGGCCGGGCGCCTGATCGGGAACCTGACGGGTCTGCTGGCCACGCTCAAGGGCCTTCCGCTGGCCTACAACCGTGACCTGCAAGAAGACAAGGAACCCGTTTTCGACGCCGCAGACACTCTGGAACTGCTGCTTCCGGCCGTCTCCGGCATGATCGCCACGCTGAAGTTCAACACCGAACGGCTCGAATCGCTGGCACCGCAGGGCTTTGCCCTCGCCACCGACATCGCCGAGTGGCTGGTCCGCCAGGGCGTGCCGTTCCGCGAGGCGCACGAACTCTCCGGGGCCGCCGTGAAGCTGGCCGAAAGCCGCGGCGTCGAGCTGTGGGACCTCAGCGATGAGGACTACGCCGGCATCTCCGCGCACCTAACCCCGCAGGTGCGCGAGGTCCTGAGCGTGGAAGGCTCGCTGAACAGCCGCAGCTCCCAGGGCGGCACGGCACCTTCCGCGGTCGCCAGCCAGCTGGACGCGCTGAAGGCGCAGCTGGAACCGGTGCGCGTATACGCCGCGGGCGCCTGA
- the argJ gene encoding bifunctional glutamate N-acetyltransferase/amino-acid acetyltransferase ArgJ yields MSVTAAQGFRAAGVTAGLKASGNPDVALVVNDGPAKSAAAVFTSNRVAAAPVHWSRQAISDGRADAVILNSGGANACTGPEGFQNTHSTAEKTAALLGVSASDVVVCSTGLIGEQLPMDKLLPGVEAAAAALNNDGGADAATAIMTTDSVAKQSRFDGAGYVIGGMAKGAGMLAPGLATMLVVITTDAHVEAPALDMALREATRVTFDRTDSDGCMSTNDTVVLLASGASGAVPDLAQFSAGLTTVCADLARQLITDAEGASHDIAVTTINAASERDAEVVSRAVARSNLFKTAIFGKDPNWGRVLSAVGTTDAAFEPDQLNVTMNGVQVCRNGGVGDSRDLVDLEAREVIVMIDLNAGDKSATIWTNDLTHEYVHENSAYSS; encoded by the coding sequence GTGAGCGTCACCGCTGCACAAGGTTTCCGCGCCGCAGGCGTGACCGCCGGGCTGAAGGCCTCCGGCAACCCGGACGTGGCCCTGGTGGTCAACGACGGTCCCGCCAAATCGGCCGCCGCGGTTTTCACCTCCAACCGGGTGGCCGCCGCCCCTGTCCATTGGTCCCGGCAGGCGATCAGCGACGGCCGGGCGGACGCCGTGATCCTCAACTCCGGCGGGGCCAATGCCTGCACCGGCCCCGAAGGCTTCCAGAACACCCACAGCACCGCGGAGAAAACGGCCGCGCTGCTGGGCGTTTCCGCCTCCGATGTGGTGGTGTGCTCCACCGGGCTGATCGGCGAGCAGCTGCCCATGGACAAGCTGCTTCCCGGCGTCGAGGCTGCCGCGGCGGCCCTGAACAACGACGGCGGCGCTGACGCCGCCACCGCGATCATGACCACCGACAGCGTGGCCAAGCAGTCGCGGTTCGACGGCGCGGGCTACGTGATCGGCGGCATGGCCAAGGGCGCCGGCATGCTGGCCCCCGGCCTGGCCACCATGCTCGTGGTCATCACCACCGATGCCCACGTCGAGGCCCCCGCCCTGGACATGGCGCTGCGCGAGGCCACCCGGGTGACCTTCGACCGGACGGATTCGGACGGCTGCATGTCCACCAATGACACCGTGGTCCTGCTGGCCTCCGGTGCCTCCGGCGCGGTGCCGGACCTGGCCCAATTCAGTGCCGGACTGACCACGGTGTGCGCAGACCTGGCCCGGCAGCTGATTACCGACGCCGAGGGTGCCAGCCACGACATCGCCGTCACCACCATCAACGCCGCGTCCGAACGGGACGCCGAAGTTGTCAGCCGTGCGGTCGCCCGGTCCAACCTGTTCAAGACCGCCATCTTCGGCAAGGACCCGAACTGGGGCCGGGTGCTCTCCGCCGTCGGCACCACCGACGCGGCCTTTGAGCCGGACCAGCTGAACGTCACCATGAACGGCGTGCAGGTCTGCCGCAACGGTGGCGTGGGGGACTCCCGCGACCTGGTGGATCTGGAAGCCCGCGAGGTCATCGTGATGATCGACCTGAACGCCGGCGATAAGTCCGCCACCATCTGGACCAACGACCTCACGCACGAATACGTGCACGAGAACTCCGCGTACTCGAGCTGA
- a CDS encoding acetylornithine transaminase, with product MSEAIQQATPQPAAGSAAELASLDGLHNQELLARYNQSLMGVFGTPQRVLVRGNGCTVWDADGKEYLDLLGGIAVNALGHADPFITSIISSQLSTLGHISNFFTSPTQIALAEKLLELAQAPAGSKVFFANSGTEANEAAFKLARRNSTATRKRIIALDGAFHGRTMGALALTAKQAYREPFEPLPGGVEHIPFGDVDALRTAVDGTVAAVVLEPIQGEVGVRPLPAGYLKAAREITREAGALLILDEVQTGVGRTGNWFAYQGSVAGGEDILPDAITLAKGLGGGFPIGAMVTFGEQVSTLLTAGQHGTTFGGNPVATAAALATLHSIESRQLLQHANDVGAQLRAALAGIDGVTEVRGEGLLIGFDLAEEIAAPAVRAALEAGFIINNPGPRTLRLAPPLILTGTQAEAFIQALPAILAAAAETAAAANSADPNTDAQKDTP from the coding sequence ATGAGCGAGGCAATCCAACAGGCAACACCACAGCCGGCGGCCGGCTCGGCAGCGGAGCTGGCCAGCCTCGACGGGCTGCACAACCAGGAACTGCTGGCCCGCTACAACCAGTCCCTGATGGGCGTGTTCGGCACGCCGCAGCGCGTGCTGGTCCGCGGCAACGGCTGCACCGTCTGGGACGCCGACGGCAAGGAATACCTGGACCTGCTCGGCGGCATCGCCGTGAACGCACTGGGCCATGCGGATCCGTTCATCACCAGCATCATCTCCAGCCAGCTATCCACGCTGGGCCATATTTCCAACTTCTTCACCAGCCCGACGCAGATCGCGCTGGCCGAAAAGCTGCTGGAGCTGGCGCAGGCTCCGGCCGGTTCCAAGGTCTTCTTCGCCAATTCCGGTACCGAGGCCAACGAGGCGGCCTTCAAACTGGCCCGCCGCAACTCCACCGCCACGCGGAAGCGGATCATCGCCCTGGACGGCGCCTTCCACGGCCGGACCATGGGCGCCCTGGCACTGACGGCCAAGCAGGCCTACCGGGAACCTTTCGAGCCCCTGCCCGGCGGGGTGGAGCACATCCCCTTCGGCGATGTGGATGCCCTGCGGACCGCGGTCGACGGAACCGTTGCCGCCGTCGTTCTTGAGCCGATCCAGGGCGAAGTGGGCGTACGTCCGCTGCCGGCCGGGTACCTCAAGGCCGCCCGCGAAATCACCCGCGAGGCCGGCGCTCTGCTGATCCTGGACGAAGTCCAGACCGGCGTGGGACGCACCGGCAACTGGTTCGCCTACCAGGGCAGCGTGGCCGGCGGCGAGGACATCCTGCCGGACGCCATCACCCTGGCCAAGGGCCTCGGCGGCGGGTTCCCCATCGGCGCCATGGTGACGTTCGGCGAGCAGGTTTCCACCCTGCTGACCGCCGGACAGCACGGCACCACCTTCGGCGGCAACCCCGTGGCGACGGCCGCCGCCCTGGCCACGCTGCACTCGATCGAGTCGCGGCAGCTGCTGCAGCATGCGAACGACGTCGGCGCGCAGCTTCGTGCCGCGCTGGCCGGTATCGACGGCGTCACCGAGGTCCGCGGCGAGGGCCTGCTGATCGGCTTCGACCTGGCCGAGGAGATCGCCGCACCGGCCGTCCGTGCCGCGCTGGAGGCCGGATTCATCATCAACAACCCCGGTCCGCGCACGCTGCGTTTGGCTCCGCCGCTGATCCTCACCGGCACGCAGGCCGAGGCCTTCATCCAGGCGCTGCCCGCCATTCTGGCGGCCGCCGCCGAAACTGCGGCCGCGGCCAACTCCGCCGACCCCAACACCGATGCCCAGAAGGACACACCATGA
- a CDS encoding arginine repressor, translating into MPTTKTARQARITAILTGQSVRSQAELAALLAAEGVQVTQATLSRDLVELGAVRVRSQDGALVYAVRSEGGERAPQAGITQEILDARLAKLCADLLVTAEASGNLVVLRTPPGAANFLALAIDHSVMPSVLGTIAGDDTVLLVTRDPDGGADLAARFLQFADEPARNSQT; encoded by the coding sequence ATGCCCACCACCAAGACCGCCCGCCAGGCCCGCATCACCGCGATCCTGACCGGACAGTCCGTGCGTTCGCAGGCGGAGCTCGCGGCCCTGCTCGCCGCCGAAGGCGTCCAGGTGACGCAGGCAACCCTGTCCCGGGACCTGGTGGAACTTGGTGCGGTGCGCGTGCGCAGCCAGGACGGCGCGCTGGTCTACGCCGTCAGGTCCGAGGGCGGAGAACGCGCCCCGCAGGCCGGCATTACCCAAGAGATCCTGGACGCTCGCCTGGCCAAACTGTGCGCGGACCTGCTGGTCACCGCCGAGGCCTCCGGCAACCTGGTGGTCTTGCGCACTCCGCCCGGCGCCGCGAACTTCCTGGCCCTGGCCATCGACCATTCCGTCATGCCCTCCGTGCTGGGCACCATCGCCGGCGACGATACCGTCCTGCTGGTGACACGGGACCCCGACGGCGGCGCCGACCTGGCCGCCCGCTTCCTGCAGTTTGCGGATGAACCTGCCCGCAACAGCCAGACCTGA
- a CDS encoding DNA-3-methyladenine glycosylase, which translates to MEAVPAIPGALLKWLARPADVVAPGLLGAQLLRTTAEGSVGVRITEVEAYLGESDPGSHAFRGQTNRNKAMFGPAGHIYVYFTYGMHHCVNIVCGHAGIATGVLIRAGEVTHGRELAYRRRTSAKNDTELARGPGRLAQALGLTLADNGRAFASGALELRLPATPAPAAHVRSGPRVGVSGEGGTDSYPWRFWLEGEKTVSPYRAAKPRRRSDG; encoded by the coding sequence ATGGAGGCTGTCCCCGCCATCCCGGGAGCACTGCTGAAATGGCTCGCACGTCCGGCCGATGTGGTGGCCCCGGGACTGCTCGGCGCGCAATTGCTGCGGACGACGGCGGAGGGCAGCGTGGGCGTGCGCATCACCGAAGTGGAGGCGTACCTGGGCGAAAGCGACCCGGGCTCGCACGCCTTCCGCGGCCAGACCAACCGCAACAAAGCCATGTTCGGCCCGGCCGGCCACATTTACGTCTACTTCACCTACGGCATGCACCACTGTGTCAACATCGTCTGCGGCCACGCCGGAATAGCCACCGGTGTCCTGATCCGCGCCGGCGAGGTGACGCACGGACGCGAACTGGCTTACCGCCGTCGTACGTCGGCGAAAAACGATACCGAGCTGGCCCGCGGACCGGGCCGCCTTGCGCAGGCCCTGGGGCTGACGCTGGCGGATAACGGCCGGGCCTTTGCCTCCGGTGCCCTCGAGCTCCGACTGCCTGCCACGCCCGCTCCGGCGGCCCATGTGCGCAGCGGGCCCCGGGTGGGCGTCAGCGGTGAGGGCGGGACCGATAGCTACCCCTGGCGGTTCTGGCTGGAGGGGGAGAAAACCGTCTCGCCCTACCGCGCGGCCAAACCCCGCCGCCGCTCGGACGGCTGA
- the argC gene encoding N-acetyl-gamma-glutamyl-phosphate reductase: MTFSVAVSGASGYAGGEVLRLLASHPEVSIGAITAHSNAGSRLGALQPHLHSLAERELTETTVENLAGHDVVFLALPHGASAEIAAKLPEETLVIDAGADHRLEDPLVWEKFYGTVHAGTWPYGLPELPGHRERLREAKRIAVPGCYPTSSLLALTPGFSAGLLETQDVVIVAASGTSGAGKSVKVNLLGSEVMGGMSPYGVGGGHRHTPEIEQGLSAAAGENVQVSFTPTLAPMSRGILATATARVKPGTDAAALRRAWAEAYADEAFVHLLPEGQWPHTKSVQGSNHVAMQLAFDEHAGRVIVSCAIDNLTKGTAGGAVQSMNIALGLEETAGLTHQGVAP; the protein is encoded by the coding sequence ATGACTTTTTCGGTAGCTGTTTCCGGTGCCAGTGGCTATGCCGGCGGAGAAGTGCTCCGCCTGCTGGCCAGCCATCCAGAGGTCTCCATCGGGGCCATCACGGCGCACAGCAATGCCGGTTCCCGATTGGGTGCGCTCCAGCCGCATCTGCATTCCCTGGCCGAGCGTGAGCTGACGGAAACCACCGTGGAAAACCTGGCCGGGCACGACGTCGTCTTCCTGGCGCTGCCGCACGGTGCCAGTGCGGAGATCGCGGCCAAGCTGCCCGAAGAAACCCTGGTGATCGACGCCGGAGCGGACCACCGGCTGGAAGACCCGCTCGTGTGGGAGAAGTTCTACGGCACGGTCCATGCCGGCACCTGGCCCTACGGCCTGCCCGAACTGCCGGGCCACCGCGAACGCCTGCGCGAGGCCAAGCGGATCGCCGTGCCGGGCTGCTATCCCACCAGTTCACTGCTCGCCCTGACGCCGGGCTTCAGCGCCGGCCTGCTGGAGACCCAGGACGTGGTCATCGTTGCCGCGTCGGGGACTTCCGGGGCGGGCAAATCCGTGAAGGTCAACCTGCTGGGCTCCGAGGTCATGGGCGGCATGAGCCCGTACGGCGTAGGCGGCGGCCACCGGCACACGCCCGAAATCGAGCAGGGCCTGTCCGCTGCCGCCGGCGAAAATGTCCAGGTTTCCTTCACTCCCACGCTCGCGCCGATGAGCCGCGGCATCCTGGCCACGGCCACGGCCCGGGTCAAGCCGGGGACCGACGCCGCAGCGCTGCGCCGCGCCTGGGCCGAGGCCTACGCGGACGAGGCTTTTGTGCACCTGCTCCCGGAGGGCCAGTGGCCGCACACCAAGTCGGTCCAGGGCTCCAACCACGTAGCCATGCAGCTCGCCTTCGACGAGCATGCCGGCCGCGTGATCGTCAGCTGCGCCATCGACAACCTGACCAAGGGCACCGCCGGCGGCGCTGTCCAGTCCATGAACATCGCCCTCGGTCTTGAGGAGACCGCCGGCCTGACCCACCAGGGAGTAGCACCGTGA
- a CDS encoding SRPBCC domain-containing protein, whose product MTTLSPQDEKVVPSGRIERIASDYVLAFDRQLDYPHSYLWSLLAEPEHVAKWLGNLITGWEQGQPYELEVGGTVTGTVLQLNAPLSLQITWEDELDNESVLEWRMLNSNGGTLVQLRARSESRSFLTEGAAGWETILDAFEDVAAGRTPQPQPDRWTKLREAYSREYSVSHTMGTLGKDSGHDSVHFDRLLGADRATIWQALTEPDKFGKWLAPGTLQLQVGGDVRLDFETFSMRGDVTHLLNEQALEYSWCSPEVEQSSVHWLLENSGGKTLLKLRHGLRSKARTAELMALWHERLDALALYLSGAEVHPSAHHREALTHFYRRMAGSAGS is encoded by the coding sequence ATGACGACGCTGAGCCCGCAGGATGAGAAAGTAGTTCCGTCCGGACGGATCGAACGGATCGCGTCCGACTATGTGCTGGCTTTTGACCGCCAGCTCGACTATCCGCACAGCTACCTGTGGAGCCTGCTGGCCGAGCCGGAACACGTGGCCAAGTGGCTGGGGAACCTGATCACCGGCTGGGAACAGGGCCAGCCCTACGAACTGGAGGTCGGCGGCACCGTCACCGGCACCGTGCTCCAGTTGAATGCACCGCTGAGCCTGCAGATCACCTGGGAAGACGAGCTGGACAACGAGTCCGTGCTCGAGTGGCGGATGCTCAACAGCAACGGCGGCACGCTGGTACAGCTGCGGGCGCGCTCGGAGAGCCGGTCGTTCCTGACGGAGGGCGCCGCGGGCTGGGAAACCATCCTGGACGCGTTCGAGGACGTCGCGGCCGGACGTACGCCGCAGCCGCAGCCGGACCGCTGGACCAAGCTGCGCGAAGCCTACTCGCGCGAGTACTCGGTGTCGCACACGATGGGCACCCTTGGCAAGGACTCCGGCCACGACTCCGTCCACTTTGACCGGCTGCTGGGGGCGGATCGGGCAACCATCTGGCAGGCCCTGACGGAGCCGGACAAGTTCGGCAAATGGCTTGCACCCGGAACGCTGCAGCTGCAGGTCGGCGGAGACGTCCGGCTGGACTTCGAGACTTTCAGCATGCGCGGCGACGTGACCCATCTCCTGAACGAGCAGGCGCTGGAGTACAGCTGGTGCAGCCCGGAGGTGGAACAGAGTTCCGTGCACTGGCTGCTGGAGAACTCCGGCGGCAAGACTCTGCTGAAACTCCGCCACGGACTGCGCTCGAAGGCCCGCACCGCCGAACTCATGGCGCTGTGGCACGAGCGGCTGGACGCGCTGGCCCTGTACCTCTCCGGGGCCGAAGTCCATCCTTCCGCGCACCACCGGGAAGCCTTGACGCACTTTTACCGCCGGATGGCCGGCAGCGCCGGGTCGTAA
- the argB gene encoding acetylglutamate kinase, which yields MNTMLVAQDKAGTLIEALPWIQRFAGTTMVIKYGGNAMVNDELRRAFAEDIVFLHHVGIKPVVVHGGGPQINAMLSKLGIESEFKGGLRVTTPEAMDVVRMVLTGQVGRELVGLINSHGPYAVGLSGEDGGLLQAVRTSTVVDGAEVDLGLVGEVVGVNPSAILDLLEAGRIPVISTVAPEITNDGEGTNQVLNVNADTAAAAVADALHASRLVILTDVEGLYANWPDKSSLISSLTASELRDLLPKLESGMIPKMEACLKAVDGGVERAAVVDGRMAHSILLEIFTAAGIGTQVVPDGDEK from the coding sequence ATGAACACGATGCTTGTAGCCCAGGACAAGGCGGGCACGCTGATTGAAGCGCTGCCGTGGATCCAGCGCTTCGCCGGGACCACCATGGTCATCAAGTACGGCGGCAACGCCATGGTCAACGACGAGCTGCGCCGGGCTTTCGCCGAGGACATCGTCTTCCTGCACCACGTGGGCATCAAGCCCGTGGTGGTGCACGGCGGCGGCCCGCAGATCAACGCCATGCTCTCCAAGCTCGGCATCGAGTCCGAGTTCAAGGGCGGCCTGCGGGTGACCACGCCGGAGGCCATGGACGTGGTCCGGATGGTGCTCACCGGCCAGGTGGGCCGGGAACTGGTCGGCCTGATCAACTCGCACGGCCCGTACGCCGTCGGGCTTTCGGGTGAAGACGGTGGGCTGCTGCAGGCCGTGCGCACCAGCACGGTGGTGGACGGTGCAGAAGTGGATCTGGGCCTCGTGGGCGAAGTGGTCGGCGTGAACCCCTCCGCCATCCTGGACCTGCTCGAGGCCGGCCGGATCCCGGTGATCTCCACCGTGGCCCCGGAGATCACCAACGACGGCGAAGGCACCAACCAGGTGCTGAATGTCAACGCGGATACCGCCGCGGCTGCGGTGGCCGATGCCCTGCACGCGTCGCGCCTGGTGATCCTGACCGACGTCGAGGGTCTGTACGCCAACTGGCCGGACAAGTCCTCGCTGATCTCCTCGCTGACCGCCTCCGAGCTGCGGGACCTGCTGCCCAAGCTCGAGTCCGGCATGATCCCCAAGATGGAAGCCTGCCTCAAGGCGGTCGACGGGGGAGTGGAGCGCGCCGCGGTGGTCGACGGCCGGATGGCGCACTCGATCCTGCTTGAAATCTTTACGGCTGCCGGCATCGGCACCCAGGTTGTTCCGGACGGAGACGAGAAATGA